In one window of Lynx canadensis isolate LIC74 chromosome A3, mLynCan4.pri.v2, whole genome shotgun sequence DNA:
- the WFDC8 gene encoding WAP four-disulfide core domain protein 8: MDEGGQLLTTCRPFSCKTLLHSLQRATSAMWGSWAKRHLPVHSSVFSPRNVVFLLLLLLSLEETSSSPMKRVKEKPGVCPHERITCETKVPDWCQTDGHCVEQMKCCSFACGKKCMDPLQEPCMLPSDQGNCNSNIMHWYFDNKHHLCKPFTYGGCYGNANNFISKEHCIMACTLIVKKGHCPLFPFKNRMECSSLCKSDIDCPQSDKCCESMCGFVCAMAWTAKSGFCPHKPVACSTFDRPKCLQDNDCPVSQKCCSHCGLKCLEPQK; encoded by the exons ATGGATGAAGGAGGACag CTCCTGACCACCTGTAGACCTTTCAGTTGCAAAACGCTCCTCCATTCACTGCAAAGAGCAACCTCTGCCATGTGGGGAAGCTGGGCAAAGAG GCACCTTCCTGTCCACAGTTCAGTCTTCTCCCCAAGGAATGTAGTGttcctgctgcttcttcttctctctttggaGGAGACATCTTCATCGCCAATGAAAAGAGTCAAAG AGAAACCAGGAGTGTGCCCCCATGAGAGGATCACCTGTGAAACTAAAGTTCCAGATTGGTGCCAAACTGATGGGCACTGCGTGGAACAGATGAAGTGCTGCTCATTTGCCTGTGGGAAGAAGTGCATGGATCCACTCCAAG AACCCTGCATGCTACCCTCAGACCAAGGAAACTGTAACAGTAATATCATGCACTGGTATTTTGACAATAAACATCACCTCTGCAAACCCTTTACCTATGGAGGCTGCTATGGGAATGCTAACAACTTCATCAGCAAGGAACACTGCATAATGGCTTGCACATTAATTG TCAAGAAAGGACATTGCCCACTCTTCCCTTTCAAGAACCGTATGGAGTGTTCATCTCTGTGTAAGAGTGACATCGATTGCCCCCAAAGTGACAAATGTTGTGAATCCATGTGTGGCTTTGTTTGTGCCATGGCCTGGACAG CCAAATCAGGTTTCTGCCCACACAAGCCTGTGGCGTGTTCCACATTTGATAGACCCAAGTGCCTTCAGGATAATGATTGCCCAGTGTCACAGAAGTGCTGTTCACATTGTGGACTGAAGTGTCTGGAAcctcaaaaatga